The Rhinolophus ferrumequinum isolate MPI-CBG mRhiFer1 chromosome 21, mRhiFer1_v1.p, whole genome shotgun sequence region taatatacataacacaacTTATTGGAGTTGCCACTTCATCTGTCTTCATTACAAGTCATTTCATCTCTCACTTGCTGACTTACATTAGATTTCTACAGTTTACACTATTTTTGGAGAACAATTCTTAAAAAGAGCATTTAGTACTTCagacttatttaaaacaaaacaaaaatacctatCACCAGCCTCACTGCATTCCAGTTTTTCCTCAGCAAAGTCTAGGGTTTACTTTTACACCAGAAGACTTCTCTGTGGTACAGTATTACAGGTGGAAAAAGTTCCTAGATTTCTATCATTATCTCTAAAAGGGAAACCACAAGGATAATCATAGTTGTAGTCTCTAATAGGGAAAATAATGCTAGAGTTAACCTAAATGGAATTAAATCGTTTTTCCTTCCCCAATCCTAGCCTCGATCTTTTTTCCTGACTCTTCAACTGTTAAAATAAGCCTATATAAATACTGAACCAGAACCACACAACCCACCCAACCACCTGTACTACCAAATCACAACCACATAACCAACCACTCAACCACCTATAATAAACTGTCACTTTATACCTACTTCAGATCAAATGTTTTGCTTTTGGCTAAAGGCAAGCTTTGCAGGGCAAAGGGCAGGGCTGCCATTGTGTACTAGTCTTCATTCCTCCCAAACATCTTAAGAGAAACATAGACAAGGTTATGACCATCTCTCCAGgttgcattttattgtttcctacCAACAGCTCTTTCTTCTGAGGGGAGcggactgaaaaacaaaaaaccagtgtATTCCAACTGATGCTTTAGCTGTGATTTTGAAACTGACATACAATAAATCCGTATGTAACTTGGATAGATCTTGTTTAAAAGCTATACATTCTATAGTTGAAATGAATTCTTAGGCCAGAACCTGGTCAGAATTACTTGGACAAAATGTTTATAACCCACAAACTTTCACTCTGATTCATCTGGAGTTTGGAGTCACTGTCTCTATGGTTTCTGGCTTCTGACAGTGTTTTACTTCTCATCCTTTGTAGTTTCTTATTCCTGTGCTGGCTGGCCGACAGCCAAGTCCTCTGCATCCATGAACCGCTGCCTCAACCCACAAGCATGCTCTGGTGGAGTCCAGCCTTTTTTGGTCTCGCTGTCCTGAGGGCAGTGCAAACCAGTTGAATCCAACTTTGCCTCGATCACAAGCAGGCAGGGAATTTCAAGAATCATAAAGATTTGCCAACCTAAGATCAAGTTATAGGGCTTAGTCGTTTGAAATCACTTTAAATCATTTGCAATTGTGAAAAGATAGCTTGGCTGCTGAGTGTGAGAGGCACTTTCCTATGTTTGCATGCAGACCTATGGGGTACTGAACTAGGAAATCAAATCTGAACAGAAATGACCTGCTGGTTTTCCAAATGACATGCTTGTGAAAGACTAGAAAGAAGCGGCATCATTTTTAAATCATGGAGCTAGAATCTGACCTGTTAGTAATCCAACCATGCCTTCCCCCCTTCCCTTGCTTTGGTCACTCAGGCTAAGTATTGGCATCCTGTTATTACCCTATTCCCAATAGACTAATGGAAAATGTAAGCGTGTTTCTACTTGACTCACATTCTGCAATCTCCCTTTCGTCTTGGAACTATGGTTTTCACAGGAAGAAGTAGCAAGCAATTCTGGCCTTCTCAGAGAATGTATCatccaaaaatgttatttttacttGGTAGGATAAGTTGGTTGGAGAGTAATTTAATGGTGTGAAGAGTAAGTAacataccttattttaaaattataaagcaggtatactacaaaataaaatgcagaaaaatcacAACAGGTTTAAAGATAAGATGCTTCTGTGcttctttttgtaaaatataggTGATTCTCAAGAAGTAACTTTGGCAAATTTTCCGCTGGCTTTCAAATTTGTAAGAACTTCCAAATAATTTCTTAGTGGAAACAAATCTTCCAGAGCACACACAGCTAATaaaagttttccctttttcttagGCCTCCTTAAAGAGCCCACatcactagatttttttttttatggctactTTAACCAGATAGCTTTACTCTAAATCTGTTAGTTCCCCTAAAAGGTCGTATTTTTCTTTGCTCAGTagttattttcctttgttctggAGTTTTAAAAGTCAGCAGTATTGCAACAGTTCACCCAGGACAAACCAATGTAGAAGTTGAATCCACAAAGTATTAACTCTAAAGCATTCCCCTGGACTTGTGCTATTTCTTCattatcttccttttctctcttttttttaaggcgagcacagctcacagtggcccatgaggggatcgaatcggcaaccttggtgttatcagcaccacgcgctaaccagctgagctaaccggccaccacTCTTCATTACCTTTCTTGCTTTTAATTTGCTTATGGTGCTCCATCAATCTTACAATGGAGACAGACAAAAAGccaaaaagcattaaaatttccAACATATTTAAGAAACTCTGCAGAagacagtgtttttttttttacaagtctttaattaaaaaaactcaacaaaaatatataatcaagCATTTTACATAATGCATACATTCTAATATCTGCAGGTAAGATAAATAACAGAAGGCAAAAGCAGGTATACTGTATTGCTTCTCTTTGGCAAGTCACCAATATTATCCCCTGCAGAAACAGGATacatgtgtaaaaaaaaaaaggcaaaataccatggtcttaaaataattatcccttaatacaaacaacaaaatatttagtaataataCAGTAGATGGATTTTCAAATTGACTGAAATTTGTAATACTTTATACCACAGGGGTTAAAGTAGCAAGCTGCTTTCCAAAATTAAGGCCTGGAGCAGTAGttctagggaaaaacaaaaagacaacctttTTCTAGTTATACCCtggctctgtttttaatttaataatgtcACATTCAGACTCTACCTCTCAGATGTTATtcctaaggaaaacaaaatcctttcccTATATAAAAATTGTGTTGTCTGatgctccccccgccccccaaaacgCACATTTTGTATGAGGCAATTCAGTTTTAAGTCAATATTTACCATCTAAACTCAGTGtcccagaataaaaaaaaattctttccacTTTACAGCAAAGATACATATTGTGGCTCTATTGAAGCAATATATACATGTTGGAACTGAAACTTAGAAAACATGTTGGAACTAAAACTTAGAAAAGCAGAAGGGTCTATTCAACACATAGCTTATACCtaaatatgtacatgtatgtatgttttcacagttaggtttttaaaaaaaaaatttacatttgataTGTTCAGGAATATTTCTCCTATACtctataaataatattgtaaaagctcAACTGATCAAAATGCAGTACAAGAATgtatcaaattaaataaattttctaaacCTTGAAAAACAGATTCTTGAAGTCAGTAAAGCTTGAGGTTTGTGTGAAGTGTGCTCTGTCAGTCCCTACCACTAGGGAAGGCAGAGTCCTCTAAATACGATAGGAGAGAAACTCCAGTACTTTAGAAGGAATCGGCAGCTCCTGGACTTCTTGGGTGGGCATCACTCTCCGGATTGACATGCGACATAAATGTTGAAGGCTAGGGATCTGCCTTGGAGTGGCCCAAAAATACACACTTCCATCATGGGTCCTATTCAGAAACCAAGAAATTCACAAGGTCAGTTACCCAAGTACAtgtatttcaacatgtaacagcTCAAACTAACATCCAACGTTGTGTATTAGAGTCATAAACTGTACATTAAAACCTAATTTTCTTAACCAATGATCTCTATGACAAAGTAATAGTATTATAAAAAGTGCTTGTGGAAGATTTACTAACAATAAATACTGGCTGCTTTGACTAAAAGCCACCTTAAATTGTCACTTAAAAAACCCAAGAAAAATCTATTTACCCAGCAGCTAAAACACTGCCATCAGTAGAAAAGGCACAGCAAAGACCATTGCTCAAAGATGCAACTTGCACTGGATAATCCTCATCAATTCTCCAGAATCTCACCATcctggaaaggaaataaattgtcCAGTAAGTATCTAGTGGGACATTTACGGtagaaacaacttttaaaattgagaaagaaaTGCCACTGTGCTCTGAGgcacaaaacacatacacatacgaaTCACTGCAGCAAGCAATTACTGTATAAAGTACGTACTTTATAGTCTGTACCAATTGGTAACTTGGATCAACTAACACTTAAGAGACTATAATGCACGTCTGTCTCACCCTTCCTAGTTCAGATATATATTCACAACCAAAGCTTTCTCCTTACTTTTTTACACTTAAAACCCAATCACTTCTGATCTGTTTTGCTCTCTTTCCAAGACATTTATGAAGCCTTTTCATCTAAGTGTGTGTAGGAATAGCAAAGAACTGACATTCAGAATTGATCtgagtaaaaggaaaaacaatgatttctggcaaataaaaaagaattctccCTGTACATTTGCTAACATTCTAGAAAGATGATAACGAGTTGCTTTCTGAATTACTGTGACCAAATTTCTTAACGCTATATGATTCACAATGTGTGATAAAAGCATGAGAAAATGGAATGGCTACATCTTGTTTCTGCTTCTTACCAATAACCAACACATCTCACTCGTGGCATTTCATCTTGTAGTCTCAAATGCAGAaggtacaaattattttttactatttattccATTTTGCAAATGTCCTTTTGCTTCAACTTTTGTTAAGATATTACTGAAAACAATTTGAGCTAGGCTAAAAGCTAATGAAAAATCTACCCAGTTTGCCTAAACTAGTTAACAAAGAACACAGGGAATGGCATACATTATCTTTAGTTTACATGGATACTGTTCAATTCAATAGTCTTTAAGACACACCAACGTCTTGTCTAGGGAGACAGAAAACTgcagaaagttttgtttttttttttttttttttttttttttagtcttaaGAATGTTTTCATTAAGTAGGTGAAAGGAAATCTTTAAAAGACAATAATAGGTCAAATTGTAATTCACATACTTACTTATCATCGGCAAGGCTTGCAATATGCAGTCCATCATGACTAAAAGATACAGATCGTACCCATCGGTCATTTGCTCCTCCAGCAAATATTGGAGTAGGCGGGGGAAAAAGGTGCCTGAGgtcaaaatacatgttttcagtGGAAATGAGAGCTCAAGAAACAGAACCATCCAGGTACAAAGTACATCTGTCTTTGAGTAATGTTTAAAGTGGCCTTAATAAACACAACTAACAAGACTTAAGAGCCGATATATCCAAATTGTATCAAAGGGACCTGAAACGTATTACTAATCTCTTTTTTACGTGGGTTAAGACACTAAAATTAAGTCCAACTCTACTTTTAACTATTTTTCCCAACGTGAAACTCTAAATGTAATTACCACTTCTACAGTCATGTACTGTTAAATAGCAAGATCTGTATCAAGAGAGcccaatttatttttagaatttatacCTAAAGCTTTACATTATTCAAGGGCTTAAAttatactgaaattttaaattacaatagaCTGCAATTTTACGTTTTACATGTTACGTTTCTCCCTAATcattcatgtaattttttaaaagctatacaAATAGCGAGAGATGAATTACAGACTAAAATAATTCATGCTCACCCAAATTCCATCAGAATGTCTCCAGTATGTGGATCCCAGATATATACTCGAGTATCATAAGATGCAGTAGCCAGTAATGCTCCATCAGGAGAAAAGTCACAAGCTACAACATCATGGTGATGTCCTTCTAGTTTCCGTATCATGGTATATTTATCCATATTCCAAAGGAAAACCtgcaataaaaaggcaaatgttATAGTTTCTTTCAGATACACACAGGACAAAATGGCACATCTTAAACTAAAACTGCTAAATTTAATTCagattatattaaattaaacattataaattacaaataattaaaagaatatgcTCAGTGTCATAGTCAGATTAAAATCAGTCTTTAAGTTAATTAAAGTAGACATGCAAATTCTATTTCAAATGTTTCtgttaaatgttaattaaaaaataagcctAAACATTAAAAAGGCAGTGCAATTTAACCACAAGTTACACTGAAATCCATTTATTCCAAAAACTAATTAActaaaatatacagatataaatagGGTTAAGTACTACAAaccccctattttttttttccagaaactaccaaatttttaaaaaatatacagacaGATAATGTAAGGTTAACAAATTGTTACTCCATTGGCATCTCCCTTTGAGATAATCACTTGTTTACAAAAGGCTTGGGTCACCAACGTGAgcctaggaagagaaacagaTACTGCAAGCAAAGAgaattttcacagccaaatgAAATTTCTTTGGCAAACAACAAGGATGTTAAACCACATTACgaaatgaaaatgctaatttacgaaaataatacaattaacaACAACATTTCTGTGAATCAAGATTTGCTAGTCTTATTTTTCCCAAACTGACCACAatcattacttattttaaatataaaacatttaaattactgTAGTACAAGTTCACATATAGTTTTAGATTCTAAAATCAGTAATTAGACTGTGCAGAATAGCTTTAAGTAAGATTCTAATGTTTACTGCAGTCTGTTATATTAAATGTGAGCTTGGAAGTTTGTAACAATCCTAGTAAGACAACCTCTCCTCCTCTTGGGAGAAAGCAATCCTTTtggctacattttttttctgcacaGATACAATATATTacttccaaagaaaaataaatacaaattttaaatcgGATCAGACTTAGGAATCTCTAGCATCTCAAAGAATTccaaaaaatagtacagagaaaccATCTGAAAGtcaattatattacattaaattggTTTCACTTGTCAGACTCCCAATTCCATCAGATTGGAAGATCAATTTACTTGGAGGAGTCAGTGGGTTCCACTGtgggggaaattattttaaaaaaagaaaaaaagaaagaaagaaaagcagaaagtggACATCGACCAGCACCTGTGTACGTACAGTACACCTTGCAGCCGAATGCAAGGTTACTTCATCCTATGGTAAAGGTCGCCCCCAGCCCGGTAGCCAGAGATGCCACTCTTTCTGCCCAGCTAACACCATTGTGCGCCTGTGTGCGAGTGGTGCCAGCATAACCTCAATCACACCAATATTGCTGCCACCACCTGTGACAGGGAAAGCAAGAAGCATATGGAAAACACACAGCCTAAAATAGCAATGTCAAcatctagctttgttcttcttatgatttttaaagaactgaatatttttttctaaacttccAACATTTGCAACTATCATTTTAACATACTTCTTGgctaaataaaatgcattttaaccaccccccacccccaccccattatTTCACAGTGTATTGTGATCATCACATGTATTTGGACTTCAACCACTTTCATAAATATCTGAAGCTAGTAAGATCTCTTTAACCATACTAACTCAGAGCTGGTAGACaactaaaagagttcatcaatAAGCACAGCCCTCTTAAGAATCACTTCATGCTTGATCTGTCTACAGGTATGCTATGCCTGTTGGCGTAAGGCAGACCATATCAAATTTTTTCTATAATTCACGCTAGGACATACATGAgtgctatttttattcttattaggtttttaagttactttttttcagttaaatgtCCAGGACCAGCTGGGACTCAAAACTTTTTAAACAGCAaactggaccaaaaaaaaaaaaaaaatagaacaacagagaagaaaattattaGCAAGGGAATGTCTTAACATTTGGACTAGATCTCTTGTATAGCACATAAACTTCCTAgatcttagaaaaaataaatttgacacatcccttattttatgaatattatctCTAACTAAAAGCAATCCAATTTCTCACTTCACAATCAATAACTATATTTCCCTCATGCAAATTCTTCCCCATCAcgaaataaaacatttaagatatTCATGACACCGAGCAAATCTTAATAGGTTACTTAGATTTCAAATGATTATGCACACATTATAATCCAATTCACAATAAATGTACAAGAACTTTGACACATACTGCTTTACTGGCTCCCACTGAACACAGCATGGAAGAGTCAGGAGAGAATGCACAGCTGTATACCCAGTTCTGATGGCCCCTCAATACTTTCATCATGTTTcctgaacaaaaagaaataccTGTGTTAACCCTAGAATCAATCCACTTCAAATGAGGATCAATCAAAAACGGCAGAATTACAAACTTGTATAGCAGTGATTTACCTATAACAGGGGTTGGCAATATACACCAGTTGCTCATTTTTGTAACTACAGTTTTACTGGAACCCAATCACGGCTGTTTGTTTATGCTGTGCAGAGATAACATGGTCCATAAACCTAAAATATTTGCGATGTGGCCCTTCTACTGACTGTTCACTTATAGAAGATAGAATTCTTTTAGTCTAATccctttattcaacaaatgaagGAACTGAACTGGAACACCAAAAGGTTCAGACTTGATTAGCTTCAAAATGCTTTTTCAACCTTCTTCCTTTTTGATAACTATATTCCACTCCAAAGTCCCTGTGTTTTATATCCAAAGCACACAATTGTGGCTAAGTATCTTTTAACTCTTAGTTTTACATGTATGTACTTACTAAAtacctaccacatgccaggcagtGAGGATATAGCTGTGAATAAGACAAAGTCCCTACTCTCTTGGAGCTTACATTTTCCTGAGTTTACGTTCTTAAAACATATGCACACAGCCGAAAATACGTTGAGAAAGCAAGCATATTTGATatgcaaaagaatataaaaatttaattaacaaaCTGTTTTAACTGTTGGGGTCCCTTCACCCCTCAACAGCTGCGCAATCAGAGAACTGATAAAATGCAGAGGTCTCTCATGGTTTGGAAATACTAACGTATTATTTTATTAGGCAACGGTTACTACCCATCAGCTGGAACAATTCTCCAAATCTGAGGGGTCTGCTTCCTACAACTTTCAGTTTAAGCTACCTTACCCCTAAGCAAGCCTGTCGACCTCCAGCTTGAGGCTGTTAGAGAACATGCAGCTCTTATTATTCTGGGTCGTATTTATGGTTTTGTTTGATCTATACAAGCAAAGGGACCAAAGGactaaacagagaaaaggaaactttgaTCAGACACTACTTTTAAAGTTAAATGCCCCAGGTGAACCCAATACCTCTCAGTAGCAATATCAAGAAACTAATCTTTTTCAGTCTGGAAAAAAGACATACCATCATCTTTCAGGTCCCACACTCTCAGAGTTTTGTCTCTCGAAGCTGACACTAGGATCAAGCTTCCATCTGGAGCAAAAGTTAAATCTCTGACCACTTCAGTATGATCTACCAAGTTAAGGAGGAGTTTTCCTAAATGCAATGGAAGGGGAAGAGAACacaatgttaataatttttatcagcttcttttttataatgttcctcaccactaaaaaaaaataaaaaaaaaaatgaatagaaatactTGGGCACCTCCTCAGCTTATCAAGTGTAAAATGACTTATTAGTGCTTCTACTATTACCTTTAAAGATTCACTatttacactattttaaaatgaattatttccagGATAACAAGCctatatttattagaaaaaatcaaaagggaattCCTGAAACGTACACAAACTCCTGCATCAAGTtaatttagtattaaaaaaaccTACAATATTATCAGTTTTAAATCTTTGTgcagtatgattttaaaatataaaatcacaattttccttttcttttccttggctttGGACGACTAATGGACTGCCAAACTCCCCCAAAGATGCATGTTACCCTGCAACCTAAAGTTTCAAACCTAACCTtagtgaaaaaaatgtactttattcATCTAATATTGTAAGAGTACTGTTTTCTGTGAAAATCTATATGCGGATCTTAAATTCTTTCCAAGAATCCAATCAAATTTAACGACTCATTATTCCCACTCAATGTTAGTATCACTTGCTGTGTTCTAATTTACATACTGTCTTAacgctcatttaaaaaaatccttcaatTTTTTGAGTACATACCATCAGCCAGAAACGGTTTTAGGTAGTGAACaacacatttacttttaaatgccCCCAAAATGTAACTTCTAATCCTATTTAAACTTTAGATAAAATGTCACTAAAACCTTCCAAAGGTTAGATAATGATTGTTGAAAACCAAATTAGCCTTGAAACCCGCTACCAGTAACTGAAAACTACGTAATAAAATACCTTGCTATTTGAGTCATAAACTAAATTGCTAGTTGTAAGTGATAATTAAACATTCCTTAGACAAGCGCTTCCTGCTGTAATAGTCTCTGAAGAGTGATCAAGCAGTGTAAACTCTACTACCCTAAATTAAAACCATAGCTGAAGATGCTCTTCAGGCCAATTATAAAGACACATTCATAGCACCCATTCTTGCTTTTCAGTGAAGTTAAAACCTTCAATCATATATCCTACTGACTACGAGCAGTACCCTACATCATAAAACAATCAAGTCTGCTGTTAAAACTATGACTCCATACCTGTATATGCATCCCATATTTTGATACGCCCATTGTTTAACCCCGTGGCAAGGAGTAGTTGATCCTGTCCAAATTTGAATCGATGCCATTCTATATTTACACAGCGGCTCTGTTTTTCTGGAACTGAAGATCCAAATGCAAGACTCCAGACTATATCACCACAGTCTATAATATGTTCACGAGGCTTATTTTTCTGAGTACCATCACTATTTTGTCTTGGCAATCTCAAACTGCTTGAATTAGTGATATTCTTGGTGCCATGCAAGAGACTGGTGGGGGAAAGGAGCAGATTGAGATCTAGTTATTATTACTGTAGATTCCTGTGGAtatgaaatgttaaatgtttgttaaaacaaCATCAATATTAAAGTGATACTAAATAACAATAAAGTCTTATAAATGGGAAGGGGAAAAGTTGCTATTAGCTATGAGGACATGACCAAATaaattcagatcaaaagataTTCTCAGTGGCTGAAAAAGAGAGTAAGtgcaacaataaaataatttataatttgtttcaaaatattcctCAAAACCACTATTTCAATTAGGACTCCTTTAATTAACCTGaagtataaacaaaaacaagcaaaaaacaaaactcaagaacTTAAGATATTGTGAAGCTGACACCAGAAAATTATCTTCAAAAATTCCCATAAAAATCAATCCCATCCAATCAATCCCATAAAAATCCCATACTTTCTAGACCTCAAGTAATGTGTAATAAGGACATTAATAAATATACCCACAAAGATAAAACAGATACAAAAAGCAGGGAAAGATTAAATTTAGCATGatgcattttagaaaaactttcaacaaatattcaaactcaATTGAACCCAAGTaagtacataaaaattaattacatgatCTATGCACCACTGTTATCTAATAAAATGTTGTAAAGTCCAAAAAGTGTGACATAACACAGGTCACCTGACCTGACACAACACAATACATACAATACACCAAGGCACAATTAATCTGCCTTTTAATACACAGAAACACTTACAAAAGTATCTGAGAAAGTGTTCTATAATGTATAAGGCCAGACAACTCTTCCCACAAATTTTCCAATAATATATTCAGCTTTTGATAAAACCCATTTATAACAATCtagaaaggaaaaacttaaatATCAAAATCTTTTGACATTTATTCCACACAGACAAAACAGGAAATTCTAcagatacaaaatacaaaaaaagaagagtCTTACAAGTTCTTAAGGCACTGGGACCACGGAACAAGCTTTACTGTACGATGTCCTTGGGACCAAGCAAAGTACGAACCATCTGGAGCAAAAGCAACAGTCCAATTTTCACGACCACATTTCTTGTCAAAAGGAGCTGCTGGCGCTAAAAGTTCACCTATAGTACGTGATCtcactaaaaggaaaaataaaaatacaggatataatatataaacaGCAATGAATCTGCGACTGCTTCCTTATTACTTTGGGACTCACTCAACTCTATTGAGTaatttctaaagaagaaattaaaatagacaaTTCCATACAAGTTTCACCAAGAGTACTTAAATTTAGCACTCATAATAAAAGCTGGTATATTAACAGAGTGTACAGAgaattttttctctgtttaacAAGCGTGAACAAGTTCCTGCTGTACATGTATGCATGCAAACTCAACTGAAATTTCCTCCATTCTGGGAAAGGATCTTCTTTATAAGTGGATCACCAATGCTGTCTTGGGTTggtcttgattttaaaattttgctgtttttcccttttagttATAAACTATTGTCAAGTTTAGCTTCCCTCATCTATTTTGTGGTCAGTTATCTGATTATTGCTAGCgtattttcatgtttttggcTTAAACTTTCTAACACCTAAACTTCGATAGTCTATGTATTGCAGTTCAGATAAGAACCACTTATACTCCCATTGCTAGGGCAGATGTATATACACAAACCCTCAAAATGTACTCGTTCAGTGACACTTCCAGACTCGATGTGTGCTCCATCAACAGCTAGTATTGCACCTGGCATA contains the following coding sequences:
- the WSB1 gene encoding WD repeat and SOCS box-containing protein 1 isoform X2, whose translation is MASFPPRVNEKEIVRSRTIGELLAPAAPFDKKCGRENWTVAFAPDGSYFAWSQGHRTVKLVPWSQCLKNFLLHGTKNITNSSSLRLPRQNSDGTQKNKPREHIIDCGDIVWSLAFGSSVPEKQSRCVNIEWHRFKFGQDQLLLATGLNNGRIKIWDAYTGKLLLNLVDHTEVVRDLTFAPDGSLILVSASRDKTLRVWDLKDDGNMMKVLRGHQNWVYSCAFSPDSSMLCSVGASKAVVAAILV
- the WSB1 gene encoding WD repeat and SOCS box-containing protein 1 isoform X3 — protein: MDKYTMIRKLEGHHHDVVACDFSPDGALLATASYDTRVYIWDPHTGDILMEFGHLFPPPTPIFAGGANDRWVRSVSFSHDGLHIASLADDKMVRFWRIDEDYPVQVASLSNGLCCAFSTDGSVLAAGTHDGSVYFWATPRQIPSLQHLCRMSIRRVMPTQEVQELPIPSKVLEFLSYRI
- the WSB1 gene encoding WD repeat and SOCS box-containing protein 1 isoform X1; this translates as MASFPPRVNEKEIVRSRTIGELLAPAAPFDKKCGRENWTVAFAPDGSYFAWSQGHRTVKLVPWSQCLKNFLLHGTKNITNSSSLRLPRQNSDGTQKNKPREHIIDCGDIVWSLAFGSSVPEKQSRCVNIEWHRFKFGQDQLLLATGLNNGRIKIWDAYTGKLLLNLVDHTEVVRDLTFAPDGSLILVSASRDKTLRVWDLKDDGNMMKVLRGHQNWVYSCAFSPDSSMLCSVGASKAVFLWNMDKYTMIRKLEGHHHDVVACDFSPDGALLATASYDTRVYIWDPHTGDILMEFGHLFPPPTPIFAGGANDRWVRSVSFSHDGLHIASLADDKMVRFWRIDEDYPVQVASLSNGLCCAFSTDGSVLAAGTHDGSVYFWATPRQIPSLQHLCRMSIRRVMPTQEVQELPIPSKVLEFLSYRI